GTACATTATATTACAGGTTTGCTCCTGTTGTATCACTTGGTGGGACTGTTCATATAATGTGATGTAATGGAAATATTCGGTTTCCCTAACTAGCTGGGTATTTCGTCATCAAATGTAGAATGTTTTTGGCCTGTAAGAATGATTGAATTGAAAGAATTTTTTGACTTGAAAGAATCCCAGTGCACTGGGATTCGTTGTTTCAGTTTTCCAGAGATGTGCGTGTAATAATACCGCATTCCCCTCTTCATTGGCACCAATGTCATATAGATTGTTCATGTACAAATACACTAATCGGGTACTACACATTCATTGAATGCTAGACAATAAATTACGAAAAATAGGGTATGTCCTGCTACACTTACTGAATACGTAGCGGCCATTTTGTAGGTATTTTCGCGAGTTTAGGCAGATGCATGCGTGCAGGCAAAATTATGCTgaacgccatattggtttcaattaGAGCGTAGGCATCGCCTTGAGTGAAGCCATCCTCTGCATtgtcgcgattttttttttatttctccacatctcacttacattcattgtttacattgatgaacatactttataaacaatatttacatataaattcGGCTGAGCCACGTCTAACCAACGTTCGTGCGCATGCGCAAGTGCACGAATCATACGATTGACACTCATGAATGTTTTAAATCGCTCTATTTACACAAATCATCGGTAATTTCACAATCACATTTTCGCGCACTTCTTCACCATAGAGAATGAGAACCGGGTGTATTAGCAGTCCAACTTCCTTAACTACTCGGCCACCTTGTCGTTAGTAATGAGAATTgtgcaacttaaaaaatactaactcTTAATAATTAGTAACTTCAGTATAATCGTTATATTCTtagtttttgtttcatttttgttataaaaatatattttataaattgattttacCAAGCCATCTCGTCTTTATCAGCCcgctgtgtttgtctgtgctgtaaaATTGTCATAATTCATTCAGCGGAATTATTTGTACTGTCTTTAACATTTCACATCGTCTGTGTGTTTGTGCATTCATCTTCTTCGTCTGCCCTTCGGGTTTTTCCCCATGAGTAGCAGCGGCGCAGGTGTGGTTCAATCTTGCCCAGTGTGCGTGGTGaatccagtggcgtagctaaggtgactggcgcccctggccgaatttgaaatggcgccccctcttggattaaaagagaggggggagggttcagtaactgCGAAAACGTCGCGAcagtgttccccccccccccctcatgctGCGGCGCCCCTGGCgaggggccatccctgccacccgcttgctacgccgctGGGTGAATCACGTGAAGGAAGTGTAGAGGAAGCGCGAGATGGCGCGGTGGTGTGGTCctcagctgctgctgctgctgctgctgggtgCCGCTAGCTGCGCCACCGGCCTGCCCCTGGGCGGCGAGGAGGAGGAGTCCCCCCCGGTCAGGCGGGCGCGCGAGCTGGACCCCGGCACGGCGGACTTGGAGGCCGTGCTGCGGCTGGTACGCGGCCTGCTAGACGTGGCCACAGGCAGCGCCGTGGGCTCCGCGACCAGCCTCAGCGAGGTGAAGCTGCTGCCCGACGCGGCCGCCCTCAAGAAGCTGCTGCAGCAGTCGCCGCCGCGGGACCCGGGGCTGCTCGGGGACGACGGCGCCGCCGAGCGCCTGGGCCGCGACGTGCTGCAGGACCTGCTGCCGGAGATGCTGGAGCGCAGCGAGCAGTCGCTGGACCACCTGCTCCAGGTGTTCAGGGACACGGTGCTGGTGCCGCTCGGCAGCGCGCTCGAGTTCAAGACCCTGCCGCAGGGCAGCGCGTTCGGCGGCATGGCCGTGGCGCCGCAGCCCAACCTCTACGGCCTCAACGGCAACCCCAACGACCTGCTGGGCAACCTCATGGGCGGCTTGAAGCTCTTGTCCTCGTTGAATCAGATTTTCGAGAAGTTGAGGCTGTTTGTCTGAACAAGTGTTCTAAAGCGGTCGGCATCACTTCAAGGCTTTAAAGGTACGATTTACCTGacaatgtttattttgagtttaaatattatcaaaactgCGCCAGAATGTTAAGCGAAAAGTAATCTGAACATGACGAGATAGGTTAAACTATATATACAGGGTAATTATAACGGCcgtgaaacattaaaaacatcGGTACAGTGAAATGTCTAAGaattatgtataaaattatataccacgtgaaagaaaaaccTCTCATagtttttttcactagttataaatgttctatgtgtccaccttgcgtcacacgacacacatctaatcgatagtccaattctgcccatacccgacccagaatatcagaagtgatggtaagagcagctgctacgatgcggtgtctcaattcgtcaaggttctgtggtagaggtggaacataaacactatccttgatgtatccccaaaagaaaaaatcgcaaggtgtcaagtccggtgatcgtggtggccacggaagtagcacttggtcagcggccgccccacggcccatccagctaTGTGGCAATGTCTCGTttagataatctcgtaccacattgtggtaatgaggtggagcaccatcttgttggaagatgaagttcctgctatcagcttcaagttgtggcataagccacaattgcagcatgtcgaggtaggtgataccagtgacagttctctctcttgtttgacatggcacagaacacgttaacttttggcgaatcttgGACATGTTCGAGAtttgcatgtggattctctgtcccccatatgcgtgtgttgtgtcggtgACATCCTGAGAtatgaaaagtggcttcgtcactgaagattaatttgcttgcaaagtcatcgtcttcaagacggttctgcatggcaatgcagaactgcagtcggagcaatttgttatcgtggctgatggcttgcagaagctgcactttgtacggcttcactcttaatagCTTAAGAaaaattttccacactgttggctgagagatgttcaattctgcactattCCGATAAGTAAGAATTTTatacactgttggctgagggatgttcaattctgcactatcccgataagttgacttcttgggactccgcaccatcacgtcccgtacacaatccactgtctgttgtgacacgcctggccgaccggaccgttttgcgtcgcacaaacagccgtcttcctcgaatttcttgtaccactttattatgctattgtaaactggcggtgttttgttgaacttgccacggaaagttctttggacactcactaccgattcgctacgggcgtattcaagcacacaaaaagCTTTCTCTgtctggttcgcagccattttcagcaactacatgcactagcgcccctgtcgtttgttttttaaaatagatttttggcgctacattcaataaaaaactttgagagttattctttcacgcggtatataatttgttacgttattcttttccagttcgctgtaccgattttatgaaatgtttcacggactttataattaccctgtatatatatatatatatatataaacacatctTTCTCTTTGAAATATATTTCATGTTACCTAGACATTGTCTGGTtgtatacaatatattttttttgtgttttcaaacATTATGGCAGTGTTCGATAATTTTTACTGTGATAGTAAATTGAGTTATAAGtcatattttaattatgtaaagatgcttcttgactcatgtacataaATTAATtccagaaataaattaatttttaatataattaactatGTTAACCTCGCGAAATATAAATTTGAGTTTATGAAAACATAGTTGGCTACAGAATTTTTAAATCTGTAAATAGTATGGTTTTATGCATAAAGTATTTTGtcgaaaaaaatagattttttttctggaagaaaGATATGCGAGATCGTGCGACACGGTAGATAAGTAATGAATGACCCTATTATAATTCTGCATTTTAcgacttttatttttttgttgtaatttatacGAAATCTTATTCAGGAGATAATTTTCATTCAGGCCTTGTGTTATCTAGTAGATATGtagtaacattatttttttaaattttgttaggtaaTATTTATTACGAGACGGTTTTACGTGTGTATTtgttactttattaattaatgctattttactgttaaaaaattacataaataatttaacaataataaataaattaggttttttgaaaatagaataaatgtttcaaataaataataactatttaATATACTTCGACTGCTTTGATTATCACTGAAACAATGTCTACACCGAACCCACTATATTAGCAAaagttacaaatatctgtatggtTTTATGGAAATATGAAAATGTGAATTAGCCAAATGTGTTTATGTCGGTTTTAGAGCAGTTTTCACCATCAGTGAAAAAAAGAGTTTTAATCTtgctaaaatttttaataatttagatCATATTTCCTACTTTCAAGTAACACTAAAACAACTTAATTATAATAAGTAACATTTTAATTTCTCAAGGAAAAGCGGTACCGAGGAGGTTTTATCGCTCGTCAAAAATTATTCTGTTACGTATGACGAAATGCCTTCTGGGATTTTTTTCGAGTCAGCAAAGTCGCAGTGGAACTTGTGCTTTTTCATCTAAATAAAAAGCcaatgaaaattgtattttccaCCTGTTAATTGCAAGTTGAAACGATGTGAACTTGTAAGCAATGCCACTACTAGCTTTCACCGGCTCCGGTACAAAgctaaaacgttaaaaatttacaaaataaaaaagttatttaaacatctcatagttttgtttcttttaaaaatgctTCAGTGCTTTGAGTCAACGTCATCCTTGCTTCTTtcgatctatatatatatatatatatatatatatatatatatatataaaattttgatttttattctCATCATACTAAGACACCTTAGTGTCGAGGGTTCCAGAGAAGTCAAGGGGTAATGATGGAATTTGATGAGAAAGAAACAAGACAAGCCGGGCTTGCCCACAATCCAACAATATTGTTACGTCAGAGTAGCTATTATCCGTGCTGGAAGTAAAGTAAAACTAGTTTCGCACTACTTAGAACGGTCATTGATAGAGACCCgcagaaatcgagaaacactagtgatttgttcttgtagtagaaattatgtaatattattttttaattgtaaatttgttgttttattt
This genomic window from Bacillus rossius redtenbacheri isolate Brsri chromosome 6, Brsri_v3, whole genome shotgun sequence contains:
- the LOC134533151 gene encoding uncharacterized protein LOC134533151, which produces MASQMNLSIRLKLLLLLLLGAASCATGLPLGGEEEESPPVRRARELDPGTADLEAVLRLVRGLLDVATGSAVGSATSLSEVKLLPDAAALKKLLQQSPPRDPGLLGDDGAAERLGRDVLQDLLPEMLERSEQSLDHLLQVFRDTVLVPLGSALEFKTLPQGSAFGGMAVAPQPNLYGLNGNPNDLLGNLMGGLKLLSSLNQIFEKLRLFV